One Nicotiana tabacum cultivar K326 chromosome 23, ASM71507v2, whole genome shotgun sequence genomic window, AGCCACCACCAATGTTCCATAAATTAAACAGTGACGGTTCTTGTATTGCTGGTTCGTGTGGAGGTAGAGGAGTAATCAGAGATTGCAACGGAAAGTTTATTATGGCATATTCTCTTTTCTTAGGTCAGGGCACGAGTAATTGGGCAGAAGGACAAACTATGTTGTTTGGTTTACAAAATTGCGTTGCTAAGGGACGGAACAATCTGGTCGCAGAAGTTGATTCAAGTCTATTAGCATATGTAGTCAACAATACAACTAGCACCCCATGGAGAATGCTACAGGCAGTGGGCAAGATTAAACAGATTGTGGGGCAAAATAGAGTGAATGTCAAATACTGTTATATGGAGACGAATAAAGTAGCAGACACGTTGGCAGCCATAAGCGATGTACACCAACAACGCGTCATCTTCTCTGATTTTGCTAGTCTTCTAAGACAAATTAAAGGGCTCATCCAGTTGGACAGGATGGAAGTAGCATCGTTTAGAATCAAGCAAATAAAAGCGGCAGAAATCTAATTCGAATCTCCATGACATGGTAAATTAGCTGATAGTTTCAAGTAGGAATCTTTCTTGTTTTTTGTTCATCTTCTCTTTTCCTTATAAATAAAGTTCTCTATTTATAAACATTCCTTTACAAATGTGGAAGATGGATTTCCTCTTTTATGCTCTCGGCGCATGTTAAGCTAGGGATGCTAACATACACCGTCTACTGAAGAGATGACCTAACGTCGCCACCAAGGGGGCTGTTCAACGACACTGATGGAGACGATGGTAACACCGACAATTGGCATTCAACAGAGGAGAATTCCACTGACGTTGGCAGCCTTCTCCTTTTAAAATTCCAATCAATCGAGGAGGAGAGTGAAATTGAGGCGTAGTTTGAGTTTACCTAACAGAAGTTTCCTGTAAGGGGAGGTAAGAGCGAGCAAGTAAAGAAGGAAATCCATGAACCTCGTCGACTGCAGTTCTCTGAAATTGGTACTGCTACACATCCAATAACTATGGAGGCGAGGGATCAAATTAAGACAAATGAGGGTCAGGTCAATAATCGTGGATCGCAAATGGGGAAACCTATTACCTATGTTCCTCCATCAATGAGGGATGGTAAGCTGGTGGTTAAGATTGCAGGAGAATACATAAAATCTTAGGAGGAATTCTGGAATTCAAAACCCTGATTGGATATGTACTTGGTGATACACCATATGTTCCATCAATGGACAACTATGTAACAACTGATCGGATATGTACTTGGTGATACACCACATGGTGAAGGGTACTATATTTTCAAATTCCTAGAGGATAGAGATTTGGTTATGCATGCTGGCCCATACACATACCACAATAAACCTTTCTTATTGAGGAATTGGGAAATATATTTCTACTTTGATCTGGAGTGCCTTAGCACCATTCCACTATGGGTGAAGTTTCCAGGTCTACCAGTGGGCTATTAGTCCCCTGAAGCTTTAAGAAAACTGGCTAGTGGAGTAGGAAAACTATTGTATACAAACAAATTCACTACAAAATTGGAGAAAATCTCATATTCTAGAGTATTGGTTGAAGCAGATGTGTTTCAACCCCTATCAGAGTGTATTGAAATTGATACTCTTTGGTGTCTTTCAACAGCAGGTGGTATATGATTGGAGACCAAAGTTTTGTGTAGAATGCATTAATTTTGGCTATGATTCAGGCAATTGCATAAGGAATACTTTAGAAACTAAGGAAGGAAGTGGCTAAGAGGAAAAGGATAAGAAATAGAATGAAGGAACCAATCTGGCAAGCAAAAGTTCGAGGCAAAGAGTAGGAAAAACAACTAGGAGGATTTGATTCTGGGACTAGCCAGTTTGAGGCACAACAAGATGTCTCCCTGCCAGCAGAAGAAGCTTTTCCTGAACAGCAGAATGGGTTAAGGCAGAATAGCAAAGGAACAAAAGGCAAAACCATTGCTGCACAAGATAACACACATAGAGATCCTACTAGCAGAATGCATGATCCTATGATACTGCAGAATGCCAACAGATTTGCTTCCCTAAGAATTTAGGAGCCTAGAACTACAGGGGGAGGGCTTGTATGTGCACAGAGGATGGTAGATCTCCCATGATTGTGTGCACTTGGAATATTAGAGGGCTGAACAAGCTCTGAAAACAGAAAGAGTTGAAGCTCTTTCTGTCAAAACATAAAATAGACATTATAGGGTGTGTGAAAACTAGAGTTAAAGAAGGTAAAGCAAGGAAAATTCTGCAGAAAGTAGCTAAAGGATGGAACTACTGTTGTAACTATAACACAACAGTAAATGGCAGAATTTGGCTCTTATGGAAGGATCATATTAATGTGCAAATATTAGCAGCAAAGGAACAATACATTCATTGCTCAGTAGAGGATATCACTAGCCAGTTTAGTACAGTTCTCACTGTGGTCTATGCAAAGAACACACTGCAGCACAAAGAGGAATTGTGGGTTGAACTACAGCAGGTTGGTGCACCTATAAGTGTACGATGGATTTTCTGTGGAGACTTCAACATTGTTCTCTCTACCGAGGATAGAATTGGGCAGCCAGTCACATATACAGAGATCTAAGGTTTACAGGGACTGCTTAATAGTTTGTCTCTGACTCTAATAAGATTAATTGGATGGCATTTTATATGGTGTAACAAGCAACATGTTACCAGCAGATTCTATAGTAAGATAGATTGGGCTTTAGGCAATCTTCCCTAATGCAACATGGACATGTGGAGGTAGACATTCTTAACCGAGGAGTGTCTGATCACTCTCATATACTACTGAGGTGTGGAAAGCAGGGGAGATTACACCCAAAACTATTTAAATTGTTTACTAATGTAATGGATAAAcctgagtttcatataatgttaCAAAGGGTATGAAAGCAGAACTAGGGTGTAGATGTTATGGTTAGAATATGTAGGAAGTTACAAGATTTGAAGCATTAGCCAAAGGATCTAAATCAGTATATGTATTCATATGCACAAAGACTGAATCAAACCCGGAAAAAACTAGAGGTTGTACAAGCTATCATACTCACTCAAACCTTTTGCCAAAGTTTATTTGATCAGGAGAAAGAGTTGCTTGATGAGATTGATAAATGGAGTGATATTGAAGAATAAGCTCTCAGGCATAAATCCAGGGGAAGCTGGATTATGTGTGGAGACACCAATTCCAAGTAGTTTCATGCACAATGGAAGATTAGACAAGCAAAAACACAATCACATCCATATATATACAGACACAAGTATCAAGCTCACAGACCCTACACAGGTGGAAATAAAGTTTATTACATTTTTCACAAGGTTAATGGGAAACTCCAGTGGGGATATTATATGTCCAAACTCAGAAGTAATCAAAAAAGGACCATGTTTGAATATGGATCAGAAAACTGCATTGGTGCAGCCAGTGACAACATAAGAGATAGACATAGTTATCAAAGACATTCCAGCAGACAAAGCTCCAGGGATTGATGGATATCCTATAGAGTTTTTCACCAAAAACTGGGACTTAATGAAGAAGGAGGTATATGTTGCAGTACAAGGCTTCTTTGAAATAGGAAAACTTTTGAGAAAGGTAAATTGCACAACTATTACACTAATACCTAAATTTATTTCACTATCTCAGGTCAAAGACTATAGACTTATTTCTTGTTGTACCACCTTGTACAAGATCATAGACAAGGTGTTACAACCGAGAATCAAGAAGATGATTGGCAATATAATAGGGCACTCATAGTCTGCTTTTATAGAAGAAAGAAGTATCATTGATAACATATTTTTCAGCCATGAGTTGTTCAAAAGATACAACAGAAAAGGTGTATCTCCTAGATCTGTTATGAAAGTGGATTTAAGAAAGGCATATGATACTATAGGCTGGAGGTTCTTAAGAAGAATGCTTAGTGATCTTGGGTTCCCTTTCAAATTCATTAAATGGATTATGGAATGTGTTACAACTGTCTCATATTCCTTAGTGTTAAATGGAGGTTTTACAAAACCATTCCAAGGAAAAAGAGGGATTAGACAAGGGGATCCCATGTCTCCTTACCTCTTTGTCATTGCTATGGAGTACCTGCAAAGAGAAGTAATGCAACTGGCAGAGAATGGTGATTTCAACTTCCATCCTAGATGCAGGAAACTAGGCATAATCCATAGTTGCTTTGTTGATGATTTACTCATGTTCTGTAGAGCAAACATTGAATTCATCAAACTCCTTCAAGGGGCTTTTTAGAGGTATTTTTGTAGCTTATGGACTACAAGTTAACACTGATAAAAGCTCTATTTACCTGGCTGGGGAGGATGCATATGAAAAACAGGCTATCTTGAACCTACTGGGATTTGAAGAAGGTACTCTTCCTTTCAGATATCTGGGAGTACTGATGTCCTCTAAAAAATAAATGTTCATCAATGCCTACGCCTAATTGAGAAGATCACAACAAGAATCAGTTGTTGGTCTGCAAGGCTGCTTTCTTACTCTGGCAGACTACAACTAATCAAATCAGTACTATTTGGTATTCAAACCTACTGGGCACAAATATTCCTCCTACCCAAGAAGGTTATaaatatgattgaaatagtgTGCAAATCTTTCTTATGGACTAGTGAGGCATCCTTCACAAAGAAAGCGCTGGTATCCTAGAAAAGAGTTTGTATGCCCCAAATTGCAGGTGGcctaaatgtcataaacccgTGCACTTGGAATAAAGCTGATGTAATCAAACAATTATGGGATGTTGCAATGAAAAAAGATTGCTTGTGGATAAAATGGGTACATAACTACTACATTAAAAAATAGAATTTGGAGCACATGCCTACACCTAAGGTTGCAACTTGGGTGATCAGGAAAATCTTAGAGACTAGAGAGACCTTGCAGAGGCAATCCATGCAGGGCTCCTTGATTGATAGACTGAAGATATTGCAGGTGCACGAGCAATTTTTGATTAAGCAAGCCTACTTCATGTTGATGCCCCAGTATCAGAAAGTTCCTTGGAAGAGCATAGTCTTACATTCAAGCATCCACCCCAGATTCAAATTCATCTTATGGCTGGCTACACATGAAAGACTAGCGACAATGGATAGACTAAATACAATAGGAGTGCAAGTGCCTCAGGATTGTGCTTTCTGCAAAGCAACTACTGAAACGCTTGAGCATCTATTCTTTGAATGCTCAGTAACAAGAAGTGTGTGGAGAAGAGTACTGGTGTGGCTAAGCATGAAAAGGAACATAACTGGCTGAAAAGAGGAGCTTAGCTAGGCATGTTGAATGGCTAGAAAAAAGACAGGGCGATGTGTCATTGCTAGCTATGTATTTGCTATGCTAGTATACAGTATATGGAGGGAATTGAACATGATTAGATTCCAGCAGGGCACTTTTGAGGAGCACATAATCTGTAGAGAGATTGTCCTTCACGTGAACACTAGAGGCGGAAGATATTCATCATGGCAGCAGACATTACATAGCTTAGATAGATTTGCTTAGTTCCTTTGTATGTAATGATTTGTATATCTTCTGTTTCTAGTTTTATAAGCAATTCCTAGATTTGTAGTAGGCATGGATGAAATGTGTAATCTACGACTAGACTTCTATTCAGGATAGTAGTTGGTCAGCAACTACTAGGCATTGTACAGATATATTTTTGATTAATAtaattttgtcatgacccaatttccattataggtcatgatgacgcccaacgtcgccgttaggcaagccaatggtgaactaTTAATtcgattatttattttattattattttttaaaattataagtcTTATTAAGTAAAGAATTCAATGCCTTTAAAAAATCATGAATCCTTAAAatattagtaagatataaaataaaggATGACAATATCAAGCCGAACCATAAACAACCACTAAAgtatcccaaaatccggtgtcacaagtgcatgagcatctgtTAAGagtgaaataataatacaatatttgtttggaatatgaaatagacaggataaagtaaataactAAGATGGAGACTCTGAGGGCTGTGGTGCGTAGAATAGAatacagctcaccataaagtcccctcagcagTTGCACCTACGCGCCCAGATGACCATCAAaggaacctgtcagatcctgcatatttaatgcagaagtgtagcatgagtacgtaaatcaatgcgtacccagtaagtatctagcctaaccccggagaagtagtgacgaggggtcgacatcgacacttataagtggtccaataaataaaatacaaggatcataaataggcatgaaatacaacatgATCGATAGAATAAGGAACAATAGATAACGAAATCCTTTAACAAATATTATCAGTTAAAATGCCCCTAAATGCCACATGCTATCTCAACAAATATGAGACATCAATTAACTATCTGATCTCAGGTCATAAAGAGAATATTACGTAATTTTCAAGTTTAATTAAGAGGGTAATTTCTTGGGTATTCGGACTCTTAGCGATTTTCCGCACAAATTATGCTGAGGTCGTTTGGCCCGATCCATATAGTCGTGTACATACATTaacgaggtcgtacggcccgatccatggatgcatcctataatatatatataaatatcgtcgaggcgttcggcccgatccataaGAATAGGAAAACTCTTTGGATTTGCAAATTATGTATTTACAACTTCAAGGTAATACCATAAAAGAATATAGATTTTCATCAATGATTAACAGTCCGCCAAATCTCTAGATAATGAAGCTCGATTTAACATAATCTTTAATCAAGTTCTTACTTATTAATTCAAGCAATTTCACTAGCAAATTGAGTtcaaatagtgca contains:
- the LOC142177103 gene encoding uncharacterized protein LOC142177103, producing the protein MLSDLGFPFKFIKWIMECVTTVSYSLVLNGGFTKPFQGKRGIRQGDPMSPYLFVIAMEYLQREVMQLAENEQTLNSSNSFKGLFRGIFVAYGLQVNTDKSSIYLAGEDAYEKQAILNLLGFEEGGLNVINPCTWNKADVIKQLWDVAMKKDCLWIKWVHEQFLIKQAYFMLMPQYQKVPWKSIVLHSSIHPRFKFILWLATHERLATMDRLNTIGVQVPQDCAFCKATTETLEHLFFECSVTRSVWRRVLVWLSMKRNITG